A section of the Humulus lupulus chromosome 2, drHumLupu1.1, whole genome shotgun sequence genome encodes:
- the LOC133815276 gene encoding uncharacterized protein LOC133815276: MDGNDQTQGLPQNAEVKGLTEGETIQIDEHTTAKMKLEYVEPLLKDGKKIALVDIDEVKCQSANWSSAVICMVLGANPPMDIFEGFIKRVWGHLGIAQITRMTMGLTMVKFNDDATRDHVLETGILHFDRKLVIIQPWTTDLSAIRMICSVPLWIRLQDLGLQYWGSKCLSVSMIGKPIMVDKFTRERTRVQFARIMVEMEITDNPPRTIQFLNEHGQLTEQGVDYEWLLVKCKTCASFGHSMVDCRKEMKIQGIKKDNPSRNPPVVGRDKDAEAGSDNSSRNPPVEEWNMDEKVESVMPRNVTEVPPVANGHNASDNGWQSPKKVVYKHGTTKSNKKRANKVSIESGQNQSNYSVVLQEQIEREKGGLGEASSSHG, translated from the exons ATGGATGGTAATGATCAGACTCAAGGTTTGCCCCAAAACGCTGAAGTGAAGGGTTTGACGGAAGGTGAAACAATCCAGATAGATGAGCACACGACTGCTAAAATG AAACTTGAATATGTTGAACCATTGCTTAAAGATGGTAAGAAGATTGCTCTAGTTGATATTGATGAAGTGAAATGCCAATCGGCTAATTGGAGTTCTGCTGTCATATGTATGGTTCTTGGGGCTAATCCTCCAATGGATATTTTTGAAGGGTTTATCAAAAGGGTTTGGGGTCATTTAGGGATTGCTCAAATAACCAGGATGACAATGGGTCTGACTATGGTAAAGTTTAATGATGATGCTACAAGGGATCATGTTTTGGAAACTGGTATTCTTCATTTTGATAGGAAGCTAGTTATAATTCAACCATGGACTACTGATCTAAGTGCAATTCGAATGATCTGTTCAGTGCCTCTTTGGATTAGGTTACAAGATCTAGGCCTTCAATATTGGGGTAGTAAATGCCTTAGTGTTAGTATGATAGGTAAGCCGATAATGGTGGACAAATTTACTCGAGAGCGTACAAGAGTTCAATTTGCTAGGATCATGGTGGAGATGGAAATCACAGATAATCCTCCTAGGACAATACAATTTTTGAATGAACATGGTCAATTAACAGAACAAGGGGTGGACTATGAATGGTTGCTAGTGAAATGCAAAACTTGTGCGAGTTTTGGTCATTCTATGGTGGACTGCCGCAAGGAGATGAAAATTCAGGGGATCAAGAAGGATAATCCTTCCAGGAATCCTCCTGTGGTAGGGAGGGACAAGGATGCAGAAGCAGGTTCTGATAATTCATCTAGGAATCCCCCTGTGGAAGAGTGGAATATGGATGAGAAAGTAGAATCTGTAATGCCTAGGAATGTTACTGAGGTTCCACCAGTTGCTAATGGCCATAATGCTAGTGATAACGGTTGGCAATCACCTAAGAAAGTGGTGTATAAACATGGGACAACGAAGAGTAACAAGAAGAGAGCTAATAAAGTGTCAATTGAGTCAGGCCAAAATCAGTCCAACTATTCTGTGGTTCTCCAAGAACAGATAGAGAGGGAGAAAGGAGGATTAGGTGAAGCTAGCTCTTCTCATGGATAA